Proteins found in one Sulfurovum xiamenensis genomic segment:
- the infC gene encoding translation initiation factor IF-3: protein MSKQHDRNRGRKKADDVIMNDAIRVNELRVLSDDGEQLGIISKSEALQIAEEKGLDLVLMSPDAKPPVAKIMDYGKHKYELEKKKKEAKKKQKTIDVKEVKFSCKIAENDIAYKVKHAREFLEKGKHVKLRVFLRGREMANPEWGVDVLNRVWPMLEDIGNLESKPTQEGRYINMYVTPLKK from the coding sequence TTGAGTAAACAACACGATAGAAACAGAGGTAGAAAAAAAGCTGATGATGTCATCATGAATGATGCTATTAGGGTCAATGAACTTAGAGTACTAAGTGATGATGGCGAACAACTTGGTATCATTTCTAAGTCTGAAGCACTGCAAATAGCAGAAGAGAAAGGTTTAGATCTTGTTCTTATGTCTCCTGATGCTAAACCTCCTGTTGCTAAAATTATGGATTACGGCAAACATAAATACGAACTTGAGAAAAAGAAAAAAGAAGCAAAAAAGAAGCAAAAGACGATAGATGTCAAAGAGGTCAAGTTCTCTTGTAAAATCGCTGAAAATGACATCGCCTATAAAGTGAAACATGCCAGAGAGTTCCTGGAAAAAGGAAAGCATGTAAAACTTCGTGTGTTCCTTAGAGGACGTGAGATGGCAAACCCTGAATGGGGGGTAGATGTTCTTAACCGTGTCTGGCCTATGCTTGAAGATATCGGAAACCTGGAGAGTAAACCTACACAAGAGGGACGTTATATCAATATGTATGTAACCCCACTTAAAAAGTAA
- the dapF gene encoding diaminopimelate epimerase — protein sequence MTVTKYSASGNDFVMFVAQKKADRSELAKKLCHRQNGVGADGLVVVLPHPEYDFEWEFYNADGSVADMCGNASRAVAHFALEKGIAKDNKAEFLTGAGVIRATINGLYVVSDMVPPDIISQEIEEYGENWWLINSGVPHLVAVRDNIDKFNIEEARVLRHKYNANIDICTVKDDALYVRTYERGVEDETLACGTGMVACFIRCHKEGKVSDKMKVYPTSGEELYVSYEEGVYRFGGKVTKTFVAETLI from the coding sequence ATGACAGTGACTAAATATTCAGCCAGCGGTAACGATTTTGTAATGTTCGTGGCACAAAAAAAGGCCGATAGGTCAGAACTTGCCAAAAAACTCTGCCATAGGCAAAATGGTGTAGGGGCAGATGGTCTTGTAGTGGTATTGCCACATCCTGAGTATGACTTTGAATGGGAATTTTACAATGCAGATGGAAGTGTGGCAGATATGTGTGGTAATGCGAGCAGGGCGGTAGCGCACTTTGCGCTGGAAAAAGGTATTGCCAAAGACAATAAGGCTGAGTTCCTCACCGGTGCAGGTGTGATACGTGCCACCATTAATGGACTCTATGTGGTGAGTGATATGGTCCCGCCTGATATCATAAGTCAAGAGATAGAAGAGTATGGTGAAAATTGGTGGCTGATCAATTCGGGGGTGCCTCATCTTGTAGCCGTAAGAGACAATATAGATAAGTTCAATATCGAAGAGGCACGTGTTTTACGTCATAAATATAATGCAAATATAGATATCTGTACAGTGAAAGATGATGCCCTATATGTCCGTACCTATGAGCGTGGGGTGGAAGATGAAACCTTGGCCTGTGGGACTGGGATGGTCGCATGTTTTATACGTTGTCATAAAGAGGGTAAAGTTTCTGATAAGATGAAGGTGTATCCTACAAGCGGAGAGGAACTGTATGTAAGTTATGAAGAGGGTGTGTATAGATTTGGCGGCAAGGTAACTAAGACGTTTGTTGCTGAGACCCTGATATAA
- a CDS encoding tetratricopeptide repeat protein, producing MKFLSMFIIATVTLFANDFNQAVEDYNNGGYIKALNTFYALAKKDDAKAQYNVGIIYANGKGVQKDLDKAKKWYEKAAKQGNGPAQYNLAQLYHSAGETDAHGYEKARYWYEKAVESGIVQAYNNLAALYMEGKGVKQDQQKAFELFQKAASMGDNAAQVNVAVLYAWGEGITHDKMKAYDNFKKALIAGKSEASEYLDRLCSESAWVCED from the coding sequence ATGAAATTTTTATCTATGTTTATCATCGCTACAGTCACTCTTTTTGCCAATGATTTCAATCAGGCGGTAGAAGACTATAACAATGGCGGTTACATCAAAGCTCTGAATACCTTTTATGCCTTGGCTAAAAAAGATGATGCAAAAGCACAGTACAATGTCGGGATTATCTATGCGAATGGAAAAGGTGTCCAGAAAGACCTTGACAAAGCTAAAAAATGGTATGAAAAAGCGGCAAAACAGGGCAATGGACCTGCACAGTACAATTTGGCACAACTCTATCATAGTGCCGGAGAGACAGATGCTCATGGATATGAAAAAGCACGATACTGGTATGAGAAAGCCGTAGAATCAGGTATTGTACAGGCCTATAACAATCTTGCTGCCTTGTATATGGAAGGCAAAGGGGTGAAGCAGGATCAGCAAAAGGCGTTTGAACTGTTTCAAAAAGCAGCGAGTATGGGTGACAATGCTGCACAGGTCAATGTAGCTGTACTCTATGCATGGGGAGAGGGTATCACGCATGATAAAATGAAAGCCTATGACAACTTTAAAAAAGCGTTGATTGCAGGGAAAAGCGAAGCAAGTGAGTATCTAGATAGACTCTGTTCGGAGAGCGCCTGGGTCTGTGAGGACTAA
- a CDS encoding L,D-transpeptidase family protein, with protein sequence MKKIKQRIRDLSIRFGLMAVLMFTQGASANTHLEFHEAASTVMINSLETEPSNSFLKQLYTRLFFVPVWIDENSLSTFSQELFRQIKQDKTLDITSRLYRDTVDLEREAQDIYGLNGTLSQKVDLEFKMSQLYKGYADYTLYGSINWGAFQDRLYNLKAEGIHAGWVTYRPGFSPLSLLETAAMSGSLSELFAQSVPKEYHYKALQASLIKYLEIQKNGGWPIIAFKGVLKPGESHEIVPLLRKRVRITGDYGSCNSKEGDLYDSCLKEAVVHFQKRHGLEAEGIIGAKTMAALNVPIEKRIEQIRLNLDRIKWLHERNAKRHIIINIPAFTLFFEEDKALRLQMKVITGTRKNPTPVFSNTVRTIVLNPHWNVPKSIIQKEMIPKIFRDPNAMKKEKIEIYTGWGEDAQKVDASSVNWGQYRYSKNVPYRFAQTPGYHNALGKVKFLFPNQFSVYMHDTPTKNLFNRNVRAFSHGCIRLSKPIELLETFSTFNDTIDFEKAQERLKGKRKEFLALTQRVPVDVVYLTAYVDYDGVLQFRDDIYGYDKMQLQSYRKW encoded by the coding sequence ATGAAAAAAATTAAACAGAGAATAAGAGATCTATCTATACGCTTTGGACTTATGGCTGTTTTAATGTTTACCCAGGGTGCGAGTGCAAATACCCATTTGGAATTTCATGAAGCGGCATCAACAGTCATGATCAATTCACTGGAGACAGAACCTTCAAATAGTTTTTTAAAACAGCTCTATACACGGCTTTTCTTTGTACCTGTCTGGATAGATGAGAATTCTCTCTCTACCTTCAGTCAGGAACTTTTTAGGCAAATAAAGCAAGATAAAACCCTCGATATAACCTCCAGACTCTATCGGGATACCGTTGATCTGGAGAGAGAAGCCCAAGATATTTATGGCTTGAATGGGACATTGTCTCAAAAAGTAGACCTCGAATTTAAAATGTCACAACTCTATAAAGGGTATGCTGATTATACGCTATATGGCAGTATCAACTGGGGTGCATTTCAAGATAGGCTTTACAATCTGAAAGCAGAGGGAATCCATGCAGGATGGGTGACCTACAGACCCGGGTTTAGTCCACTTTCTCTGCTTGAAACGGCAGCAATGAGCGGTAGTTTATCGGAGTTGTTTGCCCAGTCAGTACCCAAAGAGTACCACTATAAAGCGCTTCAGGCATCACTCATCAAGTACCTGGAGATACAAAAAAATGGGGGATGGCCTATCATAGCGTTCAAAGGTGTGCTTAAGCCGGGTGAATCCCATGAGATTGTTCCCCTTTTAAGAAAAAGAGTACGTATCACAGGAGATTATGGCAGCTGTAACAGTAAGGAGGGGGATCTGTATGATAGCTGTTTAAAAGAGGCTGTTGTGCATTTTCAAAAGCGTCATGGTCTGGAAGCTGAAGGCATCATTGGTGCTAAGACCATGGCAGCACTGAATGTGCCGATCGAAAAGCGTATTGAACAGATACGTTTAAACCTTGACCGTATCAAATGGCTTCATGAACGCAATGCAAAACGGCACATTATTATCAATATCCCTGCATTTACACTCTTCTTTGAAGAAGATAAGGCCTTACGTCTGCAGATGAAAGTGATCACAGGAACAAGAAAAAATCCTACACCGGTCTTCTCCAATACGGTACGGACCATTGTGCTTAACCCGCATTGGAACGTACCTAAGAGCATTATCCAAAAAGAGATGATCCCTAAGATATTTAGAGATCCCAATGCCATGAAAAAAGAGAAGATAGAGATCTATACAGGCTGGGGAGAAGATGCGCAAAAAGTGGATGCAAGCTCTGTAAACTGGGGGCAATACCGTTACAGCAAAAACGTTCCCTATCGCTTTGCGCAGACACCGGGATATCATAATGCTCTGGGAAAAGTGAAATTTCTTTTTCCAAACCAGTTCTCTGTCTATATGCATGATACCCCGACAAAAAACCTTTTTAATCGCAATGTCAGAGCATTCAGTCACGGCTGCATCCGTCTTTCTAAACCCATAGAACTTTTGGAGACATTCTCTACGTTTAATGACACGATAGATTTTGAGAAGGCACAGGAGAGACTCAAGGGCAAAAGAAAAGAGTTTTTGGCTTTAACGCAGAGGGTTCCTGTGGATGTGGTGTATCTGACTGCCTATGTAGATTATGATGGCGTGCTGCAGTTTAGAGATGATATCTACGGTTATGACAAAATGCAACTTCAGTCTTATAGAAAATGGTAA
- the thrS gene encoding threonine--tRNA ligase has translation MSENLIGYIDDQGNIIDTQSAGENCTATPIEYDNSEASLEIVRHSTAHLMAQAITELYPNSQFFVGPVVDEGFYYDFRVDQQIGENDLKAIEKKMKELIKKKYKIEKYEMSKAEAMEKFADDDLKQKVMSRIEDDTLSIYKQGDFEDLCRGPHVPALRFLHNFKLTRVAGAYLGGDENAEMLTRIYGVAFADKETLKAHLEMLEEAKKRDHRKIGHEMELFMFNDAAGPGLPFWMPKGAKLRYKLESILHKAHLTRGYEPVRGPEILKADMWRISGHYACYGENMYLTTIDEQEYGIKPMNCLGHIQVFKQTPKSYRDLPLRYYEYGVVHRHEKSGVLHGLLRVREFTQDDAHIFCEPNQIAAEVLDVVEFVDSVMKLFGFEYTMEVATKPEKAIGDDDVWELATQGLKDALNGNNLPFTIDEGGGAFYGPKIDIKITDAIGRKWQCGTIQVDFNLPERFEVEYVGDDNTRKKPVMIHRAILGSFERFIGILTEHYAGEFPFFLAPVQVIFVPIADTHADYAYALKKRLVQEGMDAEVYDKNDSLNKRVRNAEKQRVPYVVIIGDEEVANKTVAIRDRRAKEQYNLTQEEFMVKLTQQLQEGKI, from the coding sequence TTGAGTGAAAATCTTATCGGTTATATAGATGACCAAGGCAATATTATTGATACACAGAGTGCAGGAGAAAACTGTACAGCAACACCTATAGAGTATGACAATTCCGAAGCTTCTTTAGAGATAGTACGTCACTCTACAGCGCACCTTATGGCCCAGGCTATCACAGAACTTTATCCTAACTCACAGTTCTTTGTCGGTCCTGTGGTAGATGAAGGTTTCTACTATGACTTCAGAGTCGATCAGCAGATAGGTGAGAATGATCTTAAAGCGATCGAAAAGAAGATGAAAGAGCTCATCAAGAAGAAGTACAAGATCGAAAAGTACGAAATGAGCAAAGCCGAAGCGATGGAAAAGTTTGCTGATGATGATCTGAAACAAAAGGTCATGTCTCGTATCGAAGATGATACGCTCTCTATCTATAAGCAGGGTGATTTTGAAGACCTCTGTCGTGGACCTCACGTACCGGCACTCCGTTTCTTGCATAACTTCAAACTGACACGTGTGGCAGGGGCATACCTTGGCGGTGATGAAAATGCAGAGATGCTGACACGTATCTACGGTGTGGCTTTTGCAGACAAAGAGACACTGAAAGCACACCTGGAGATGCTTGAAGAGGCTAAAAAGCGTGACCATAGAAAGATAGGTCATGAGATGGAACTCTTTATGTTCAATGACGCAGCAGGTCCAGGGCTTCCGTTCTGGATGCCAAAAGGTGCAAAACTCCGTTATAAGTTAGAGAGTATCCTGCACAAAGCACACCTTACACGCGGTTATGAACCTGTAAGAGGACCAGAGATCCTTAAGGCGGATATGTGGAGAATTTCCGGGCATTATGCATGTTACGGTGAAAATATGTACCTTACGACGATCGATGAACAGGAGTATGGGATCAAGCCGATGAACTGTTTAGGGCATATCCAAGTCTTTAAACAGACACCAAAAAGTTATCGTGATCTTCCGTTACGTTATTATGAGTATGGTGTAGTGCATCGTCATGAAAAGTCGGGTGTTCTACACGGGCTTCTACGTGTACGTGAATTTACGCAGGATGATGCACATATCTTCTGTGAACCAAACCAGATCGCTGCTGAGGTCCTTGACGTCGTAGAGTTTGTGGATTCAGTGATGAAACTCTTTGGATTTGAGTATACGATGGAAGTCGCAACCAAGCCGGAAAAAGCGATCGGTGATGATGATGTATGGGAATTGGCAACACAGGGTCTCAAAGATGCACTGAATGGCAATAATCTACCATTTACCATCGATGAAGGTGGGGGTGCATTTTATGGCCCTAAGATAGACATTAAGATCACGGATGCGATTGGACGTAAATGGCAGTGTGGTACGATACAGGTAGATTTCAATCTCCCTGAACGTTTTGAGGTTGAGTACGTTGGAGATGACAACACCCGTAAGAAACCGGTGATGATACACAGAGCGATCTTGGGATCATTTGAACGTTTCATTGGTATCCTTACGGAGCACTATGCCGGGGAGTTCCCTTTCTTCCTGGCTCCGGTACAGGTCATTTTTGTTCCTATCGCTGATACACATGCAGATTATGCCTATGCACTTAAGAAAAGATTGGTGCAAGAGGGAATGGATGCTGAAGTCTATGACAAAAATGATTCTCTTAACAAACGTGTACGTAACGCAGAAAAGCAGCGTGTGCCGTACGTAGTGATCATTGGTGATGAAGAAGTGGCAAATAAAACGGTCGCAATTCGTGACAGAAGAGCCAAAGAACAGTATAATCTTACGCAAGAAGAATTTATGGTAAAATTAACACAACAACTTCAAGAAGGTAAAATTTGA
- a CDS encoding FeoA family protein: MVLSELHKGDKAEIIKVHADKALKDRLTSFGVMRGETLFVKGCSIAKQTMEIEVGSTLIALRADEAGKIEVEQIEN; the protein is encoded by the coding sequence ATGGTATTGAGTGAATTACATAAAGGTGACAAAGCTGAGATCATAAAGGTCCATGCAGACAAGGCACTAAAAGACAGGCTGACCTCATTTGGAGTGATGCGTGGTGAAACACTTTTTGTCAAAGGGTGTTCTATTGCCAAGCAGACGATGGAGATAGAAGTAGGTTCAACACTTATCGCATTGCGTGCAGATGAAGCAGGCAAAATAGAAGTAGAACAAATAGAGAACTAA
- a CDS encoding OprD family outer membrane porin has product MSINIYADTLSDVLSNAKSDGMVRLGYQSHETDNDTDTEFALGVKLHFETAPYYVLQAGATLFTSHGNGKEGFEGIAFFDKNNEDYAILGEVYLKGKFSDTTLFFGRQSFDTPFSDSDDIGMVPNTFEALTLLNTSLKDTTIFLSHVQKWSGVDSETPGTFSDINDNAGMQILGITYEGVSKMILSGWFYHLKDRVKISYLEANYEDETDRFTYGAALQYSFQDYDHTESSTVYGVAASFGVKKVGVTTTIAYNKVHGSAADNFFGGGPFFTNAEHNTLREEGPDGETILYAITWDASTIGAEGLNFIANIDAHAGEQNHATEYDIGMRYAYSDRLNFSAIYSDVENGDLAFQNLRMFVNYYF; this is encoded by the coding sequence ATGAGTATTAATATATATGCAGATACATTAAGTGATGTACTATCCAATGCCAAGTCTGACGGTATGGTTAGACTGGGGTATCAAAGCCATGAAACAGACAATGACACAGACACGGAATTTGCACTGGGAGTTAAACTGCACTTTGAAACAGCGCCCTATTACGTCCTACAGGCAGGTGCAACGCTTTTTACATCTCATGGTAATGGGAAAGAGGGTTTTGAAGGTATTGCTTTCTTTGATAAAAACAATGAAGATTATGCCATCCTGGGTGAAGTCTATCTGAAAGGTAAATTTTCAGACACTACACTTTTTTTTGGACGACAGAGTTTTGATACCCCTTTTTCGGATAGTGATGATATAGGAATGGTCCCCAATACATTTGAGGCTTTGACACTGCTCAATACCTCGCTCAAAGATACAACCATCTTTCTTTCACATGTACAAAAATGGTCAGGTGTTGACAGTGAAACACCTGGCACATTTAGCGATATCAATGACAATGCGGGCATGCAAATACTGGGTATAACCTATGAAGGTGTGAGTAAAATGATACTCTCCGGATGGTTCTATCATTTGAAAGATAGAGTGAAGATAAGCTATCTGGAAGCCAATTATGAAGATGAAACCGATAGGTTTACCTATGGTGCTGCACTCCAGTATAGTTTTCAGGACTATGATCACACAGAGAGCTCGACTGTTTACGGAGTCGCAGCATCTTTTGGTGTGAAGAAGGTAGGAGTTACAACGACCATCGCTTATAATAAAGTCCATGGTAGTGCGGCAGACAACTTTTTTGGCGGTGGACCGTTCTTCACCAATGCAGAGCATAATACTTTGAGAGAAGAAGGACCGGATGGAGAGACTATACTTTATGCCATCACGTGGGATGCATCTACCATAGGAGCAGAAGGATTAAACTTTATAGCCAATATAGATGCACATGCAGGAGAACAAAACCATGCGACGGAATATGACATTGGGATGAGATATGCATATAGTGATAGACTCAATTTTTCAGCCATTTACTCCGATGTCGAAAATGGAGATCTTGCTTTCCAAAATCTTAGGATGTTTGTAAATTACTATTTTTAG
- the coaE gene encoding dephospho-CoA kinase (Dephospho-CoA kinase (CoaE) performs the final step in coenzyme A biosynthesis.) — MAFKYAIALTGSIATGKSSTVKLLEASGFHIIDADKIAHKILDEQHEAIAERFGEALVHEGKVDRKALGAIVFSDNTQRKVLEALLHPLIYDEIERLSIEQDKLGKPYFIDIPLFFENERYPIKKSLVVYTTEEQQLERLMQREGYTKEEALNRIKAQIPVEEKRKLATYVIDNSGTLTQLEKECERVKEEILNDSD, encoded by the coding sequence ATGGCTTTTAAGTATGCTATCGCCCTTACAGGGAGTATCGCTACGGGAAAAAGTTCTACCGTAAAACTTCTTGAAGCTTCCGGGTTTCATATCATAGATGCCGACAAGATCGCCCATAAGATACTGGATGAACAGCATGAAGCGATAGCGGAGAGGTTTGGTGAAGCGTTGGTACATGAGGGGAAGGTAGACAGAAAGGCGTTGGGAGCCATTGTCTTTTCCGATAACACTCAACGTAAAGTACTTGAAGCTTTGCTCCATCCGCTGATCTATGATGAGATCGAGCGTCTTTCTATCGAACAGGACAAGCTAGGAAAGCCCTACTTTATAGATATTCCCCTCTTTTTTGAAAATGAACGATACCCTATAAAAAAATCGTTAGTGGTCTATACGACAGAAGAACAACAGCTTGAACGCCTTATGCAGAGGGAAGGGTATACGAAAGAAGAAGCACTCAATCGTATAAAGGCACAAATACCTGTAGAAGAAAAACGTAAACTTGCTACCTATGTTATAGATAATAGTGGTACACTTACACAATTAGAAAAAGAATGTGAACGGGTAAAAGAGGAGATATTGAATGACAGTGACTAA